The Mucilaginibacter mallensis genome has a segment encoding these proteins:
- the rplE gene encoding 50S ribosomal protein L5: MTYTPRLKSKYKEEIRTALKDKFQYKSVMQVPKLEKIAINQGVGGATTDKKLIENTITELTTITGQQAVSSKSKKDISNFKLRKNMPVGVRVTLRDNTMYEFLDRLIAVALPRIRDFKGINDKGFDGRGNYTLGITEQIIFPEINIDKINKIQGMDITFVTSATNDVEALELLKQFGLPFKNQTK, encoded by the coding sequence ATGACTTACACACCGAGATTAAAATCAAAATATAAGGAAGAGATCCGTACCGCACTGAAAGATAAATTTCAGTACAAAAGCGTTATGCAGGTTCCTAAACTTGAGAAGATTGCCATTAACCAGGGTGTTGGCGGTGCTACTACCGACAAAAAACTGATCGAAAACACGATCACTGAGTTAACTACCATTACCGGTCAGCAAGCAGTATCTTCAAAATCAAAGAAAGATATCTCTAACTTTAAATTACGTAAAAACATGCCGGTAGGCGTACGTGTAACTTTACGTGATAATACAATGTATGAGTTTTTGGATCGTTTGATCGCTGTTGCTTTACCACGTATACGTGATTTCAAAGGCATTAACGATAAAGGTTTTGACGGCCGCGGCAACTATACATTAGGTATAACAGAGCAAATTATATTCCCTGAGATAAATATTGACAAGATCAATAAAATACAAGGTATGGATATTACCTTTGTAACCTCAGCAACAAATGATGTTGAAGCTTTGGAGTTGCTGAAACAATTTGGATTACCATTTAAAAATCAGACCAAGTAA
- the rplX gene encoding 50S ribosomal protein L24 codes for MDKKKHEQPAKLKIRKGDLVKVIAGDSKGTEGKIKEVILANGRAIVEGANLVSKHTKPNAANPNGGIVKQEAAIHISNLALVDPKTGKTTRVGRKRNDAGKLVRVSKKSGEEIK; via the coding sequence ATGGATAAGAAAAAACACGAACAACCTGCTAAATTAAAGATCCGTAAAGGTGATTTAGTAAAGGTTATAGCTGGTGACTCAAAAGGCACTGAAGGCAAGATAAAAGAAGTAATATTGGCTAATGGCAGAGCTATTGTTGAAGGTGCTAACTTAGTATCAAAACATACAAAACCAAATGCAGCTAATCCAAACGGTGGAATTGTTAAGCAGGAAGCTGCTATACACATTTCAAACCTGGCGCTGGTTGATCCTAAAACAGGAAAAACTACACGCGTTGGCCGTAAAAGAAACGATGCCGGTAAATTGGTAAGGGTATCAAAAAAATCAGGGGAGGAAATTAAGTAA